GCACGGCGTTGGTGCTGCTGACGTTTTGCTCGGTGGTCGTGGCGCGCGACCTGGACCAGGACGAAGCCTTGCGCTTGCGCCAGCAGGGCGTGATCCTGCCGCTCGAGCAATTGCTGCAGCAAGCGCTGGACCGTTATCCGGGCTCGAAACTGCTCGAAGCCGAGCTGGAAGAAAAGCACGACGTGTACATTTATGAAGTCGAGTTGCTGACCACCGAAGGCGTAGTCCGCGAGCTGGACATCAAGGCTGCCACTGGCGAACTACTGAAAGACAAGGAAGATTGATCGATGCGCTTGCTTCTGGTGGAAGATCACGTGGCCCTGGCCGACGAATTGATGGCCGGCCTCAACCGCCAGGGTTACGCCGTGGACTGGCTGGCTGATGGCCGCGACGCGGTGTATCAGGGCAGCAGCGAGCCTTACGACCTGATCATCCTCGACCTCGGCTTGCCCGGTGTGCCGGGCCTCGACGTGTTGACGCAGTGGCGCGCCGGCGGGTTGGCGACGCCGGTGCTGATCCTCACCGCGCGCGGTTCGTGGGCCGAGCGTATCGAAGGCCTCAAGGCTGGCGCCGATGATTACCTGACCAAACCGTTTCATCCCGAAGAGTTGCACCTGCGCGTCCAGGCCTTGTTGCGCCGCTCCCACGGCCAGGCCAATCAGCCAACGCTGAAGGCTGCCGGATTGCACCTGGACGAGGGCCGCCAGTGCGTGACCCGCGACGGCGCCGACATCCAACTCACCGCCGCCGAGTTTCGCCTGCTGCGCTACTTCATGCTGCATCCCGAACAAATCCTCTCGAAAAGCCACCTCGCCGAACACCTGTACGATGGCGAAACCGAGCGCGATTCCAACGTGCTCGAAGTCCACGTCAACCACTTGCGGCGCAAGCTCGGGCGCAGCGTGATCGAAACCCGTCGCGGCCAGGGTTACCTGTTCGGCGGGCAAGCGCAGTGAGATCAATCCAGCGCCGCTTGAGCCTGGGGCTGATCAGCGTGATGGTGATCGTCGGCC
The window above is part of the Pseudomonas prosekii genome. Proteins encoded here:
- a CDS encoding PepSY domain-containing protein — protein: MKLFSFSRTALVLLTFCSVVVARDLDQDEALRLRQQGVILPLEQLLQQALDRYPGSKLLEAELEEKHDVYIYEVELLTTEGVVRELDIKAATGELLKDKED
- a CDS encoding response regulator transcription factor, whose protein sequence is MRLLLVEDHVALADELMAGLNRQGYAVDWLADGRDAVYQGSSEPYDLIILDLGLPGVPGLDVLTQWRAGGLATPVLILTARGSWAERIEGLKAGADDYLTKPFHPEELHLRVQALLRRSHGQANQPTLKAAGLHLDEGRQCVTRDGADIQLTAAEFRLLRYFMLHPEQILSKSHLAEHLYDGETERDSNVLEVHVNHLRRKLGRSVIETRRGQGYLFGGQAQ